A window from Salmo trutta chromosome 29, fSalTru1.1, whole genome shotgun sequence encodes these proteins:
- the LOC115166692 gene encoding putative protein TPRXL isoform X1, translating to MCEACDALQWMTARSPAIRWRMSDSDYSIDYLASDSEDNDNDSGVGLSPDGHTVDRTAPSSSLPPPPPSSSSSSSLLRDSPSNTDCGSSKDGISRLNRNSNHEDPHRLSSDTGDFGDSGLSRDGDSDNSNDADPRLSRDRDSSCGGTPPATYEGVRCPSETQGYSWPTEASETQEYSPTVYGQQQQRLSWSPTSSSQAWDRSSRQSGTGKPGQGRKRAHSHGWHPGDQYEGCRNRDTPKPGEPEKDQLFAQKVKGHHIQ from the coding sequence GCGTGTGATGCTCTCCAGTGGATGACAGCCCGTAGCCCTGCTATCCGGTGGAGGATGTCGGACTCTGATTACTCAATAGATTACCTGGCCAGTGACAGTGAGGATAATGACAATGACAGTGGCGTGGGACTGAGCCCCGACGGACACACAGTCGACAGGACGGCACCTTCATCCTCcttacccccaccaccaccctcatcatcatcatcatcatcattattaagGGACTCTCCCAGTAACACTGACTGTGGTTCTTCTAAGGACGGGATCTCCAGGCTAAACAGGAATTCCAACCATGAGGACCCCCATCGGCTGAGCAGTGACACGGGAGATTTCGGGGACTCTGGCCTCAGTAGGGATGGGGACAGTGATAACTCCAACGATGCTGACCCTCGACTGAGCAGGGACAGAGATTCTAGTTGTGGTGGCACCCCTCCAGCCACCTACGAGGGGGTCCGCTGCCCCAGTGAGACCCAGGGATATAGCTGGCCCACTGAGGCCAGTGAGACCCAGGAATATAGTCCTACTGTGTAtggccagcagcagcagagactgtCATGGAGCCCGACGTCCTCCTCTCAAGCCTGGGATAGAAGCAGTAGACAGAGTGGCACTGGGAAGCCTGGGCAGGGCAGGAAGAGGGCACACAGCCATGGATGGCATCCTGGAGACCAGTATGAAGGCTGTAGGAACAGAGACACACCGAAACCTGGGGAGCCTGAGAAGGATCAGCTGTTTGCCCAGAAGGTGAAGGGTCACCACATACAGTAG
- the LOC115166692 gene encoding putative protein TPRXL isoform X2 has protein sequence MTARSPAIRWRMSDSDYSIDYLASDSEDNDNDSGVGLSPDGHTVDRTAPSSSLPPPPPSSSSSSSLLRDSPSNTDCGSSKDGISRLNRNSNHEDPHRLSSDTGDFGDSGLSRDGDSDNSNDADPRLSRDRDSSCGGTPPATYEGVRCPSETQGYSWPTEASETQEYSPTVYGQQQQRLSWSPTSSSQAWDRSSRQSGTGKPGQGRKRAHSHGWHPGDQYEGCRNRDTPKPGEPEKDQLFAQKVKGHHIQ, from the coding sequence ATGACAGCCCGTAGCCCTGCTATCCGGTGGAGGATGTCGGACTCTGATTACTCAATAGATTACCTGGCCAGTGACAGTGAGGATAATGACAATGACAGTGGCGTGGGACTGAGCCCCGACGGACACACAGTCGACAGGACGGCACCTTCATCCTCcttacccccaccaccaccctcatcatcatcatcatcatcattattaagGGACTCTCCCAGTAACACTGACTGTGGTTCTTCTAAGGACGGGATCTCCAGGCTAAACAGGAATTCCAACCATGAGGACCCCCATCGGCTGAGCAGTGACACGGGAGATTTCGGGGACTCTGGCCTCAGTAGGGATGGGGACAGTGATAACTCCAACGATGCTGACCCTCGACTGAGCAGGGACAGAGATTCTAGTTGTGGTGGCACCCCTCCAGCCACCTACGAGGGGGTCCGCTGCCCCAGTGAGACCCAGGGATATAGCTGGCCCACTGAGGCCAGTGAGACCCAGGAATATAGTCCTACTGTGTAtggccagcagcagcagagactgtCATGGAGCCCGACGTCCTCCTCTCAAGCCTGGGATAGAAGCAGTAGACAGAGTGGCACTGGGAAGCCTGGGCAGGGCAGGAAGAGGGCACACAGCCATGGATGGCATCCTGGAGACCAGTATGAAGGCTGTAGGAACAGAGACACACCGAAACCTGGGGAGCCTGAGAAGGATCAGCTGTTTGCCCAGAAGGTGAAGGGTCACCACATACAGTAG